In Arthrobacter ramosus, one DNA window encodes the following:
- a CDS encoding glycosyltransferase, which translates to MALDIFIPYWGDPDYMRQAVDSVLAQNSDDWLLTVVDDAYPGDEVRRYLEEINDPRITYVRKEINEGITANFRTCVSRATQDTLVVMGCDDILLPNFVDVALRAHRDFPEAWIIQPGVEVINEAGESARPIADLVKQHLVKPRGSGPRAVSGEKLAVSLLHGDWLYWPSLIFRRDKIENFDFRDGLHVIQDLGLIIDMVLAGAELLIEPEVCFAYRRHTASASSSKLLDGSRFAGERGYFELAAELCRKKGWRNASRAAALRLTSRAHAFLLLPNAALHGSPAAVGSLLRHTLGN; encoded by the coding sequence ATGGCCCTTGATATCTTCATCCCCTATTGGGGGGATCCTGACTACATGCGGCAGGCAGTCGACAGCGTACTGGCACAGAATTCGGACGATTGGCTCCTGACCGTAGTGGACGACGCCTATCCAGGCGATGAGGTCCGCCGATACTTGGAAGAAATCAACGATCCCCGCATTACCTATGTCCGCAAGGAAATCAACGAAGGAATTACGGCGAACTTCCGCACATGTGTCTCCCGCGCAACGCAGGACACGCTTGTGGTCATGGGTTGCGACGACATTCTCCTGCCGAACTTCGTTGATGTCGCACTTCGCGCGCACCGGGATTTTCCAGAAGCCTGGATCATCCAGCCGGGCGTGGAAGTGATCAATGAGGCCGGGGAGAGCGCACGGCCCATTGCGGACCTTGTCAAGCAACACCTGGTCAAGCCTCGCGGATCCGGGCCCAGGGCGGTCAGCGGCGAGAAACTGGCAGTCAGCCTGCTCCATGGTGACTGGCTCTACTGGCCGTCCCTGATTTTCCGTCGGGACAAGATCGAGAACTTCGATTTTCGCGATGGCCTCCACGTCATCCAGGATCTTGGGTTGATCATCGACATGGTCCTGGCAGGAGCTGAGCTGCTCATCGAGCCGGAGGTATGTTTCGCATACCGCAGGCACACGGCCAGTGCCTCTTCGAGCAAATTGCTGGACGGCTCCCGTTTTGCCGGGGAACGCGGCTATTTCGAACTTGCGGCCGAGCTCTGCAGGAAGAAGGGGTGGCGAAATGCATCAAGGGCAGCGGCATTGCGTCTGACGTCCCGGGCCCATGCTTTCCTGCTCCTGCCCAACGCGGCGTTGCATGGCAGCCCCGCAGCTGTCGGGTCCCTCCTTAGGCATACTCTTGGAAACTAG
- a CDS encoding DUF2304 domain-containing protein gives MGNLAAFLLALAIVGIVFEMLRRKKLREKYAALWLVVGIGTLVLAAFPSLLTIVAELVGVQLPSNLLFIISILLLLGVCLHLSWEISVVEDETRTLAEEVAIMRTLLERLQAAETPEDDASTPSGPK, from the coding sequence ATGGGAAATCTGGCGGCCTTCCTCCTCGCTTTGGCGATCGTGGGGATCGTATTCGAAATGCTGCGGCGCAAAAAGCTCCGTGAGAAGTACGCGGCACTTTGGCTCGTGGTAGGCATTGGAACCTTGGTCCTTGCCGCGTTCCCGAGCTTGCTGACAATCGTTGCCGAACTCGTTGGCGTGCAGCTTCCGTCGAACTTGCTTTTCATCATCAGCATCCTGTTGCTACTGGGAGTCTGTTTGCACCTTTCCTGGGAAATCTCGGTCGTTGAGGATGAGACCAGGACACTGGCTGAGGAAGTTGCGATCATGCGCACCCTCCTTGAGCGCCTCCAAGCTGCCGAGACCCCGGAAGACGACGCATCCACTCCTTCCGGCCCAAAGTAA
- a CDS encoding glycosyltransferase family 2 protein, whose product MENHDSTRILVIMPAWNEAESVGDTVREVLGVGCPYDVLVVNDGSTDATAEVAAEAGATVLNLPFNLGVGGAMRAGFKYAKRLGYGRVIQVDADGQHDPRNIGEVLAGLEHADISIGARFADKGEYKVSGPRKWAMQFLAKVISGLAKTRLTDVTSGFRAANDRAISQYLDHYPAEYLGDTIDSLVVAIRSGCKVTQIPVAMRPRQGGTPSHNPAKAAIYLGRSTFALLFALTRKRSDIPSASTTWAQEAS is encoded by the coding sequence ATGGAAAATCATGACTCAACGCGGATCCTGGTCATCATGCCGGCGTGGAATGAAGCCGAGTCGGTAGGCGACACCGTCCGCGAAGTCCTCGGTGTCGGATGCCCCTACGACGTGCTGGTCGTCAACGATGGCTCCACCGACGCCACGGCGGAAGTTGCAGCCGAAGCCGGAGCAACAGTTTTGAACCTGCCCTTCAACCTGGGCGTCGGTGGCGCTATGCGCGCCGGCTTCAAATACGCGAAGCGCCTCGGCTACGGCCGTGTGATCCAGGTCGACGCCGATGGGCAGCATGATCCACGGAACATCGGCGAGGTGCTCGCCGGGCTGGAGCACGCCGACATCTCAATCGGCGCCCGATTCGCGGACAAAGGCGAATACAAGGTGAGCGGCCCCCGGAAATGGGCAATGCAGTTCCTCGCGAAAGTCATCTCCGGCCTCGCAAAGACGCGTCTCACGGATGTGACGTCAGGATTTCGTGCTGCCAATGACCGCGCCATCAGCCAGTATCTTGACCACTATCCCGCGGAGTACCTCGGTGACACCATTGACTCCCTTGTCGTGGCGATACGTTCCGGTTGCAAAGTAACCCAGATCCCCGTGGCGATGCGCCCGCGCCAGGGCGGAACTCCGAGCCACAATCCTGCCAAGGCAGCGATCTATCTCGGCCGTTCCACTTTCGCGCTCCTTTTCGCGCTTACCCGTAAGAGATCCGATATTCCATCCGCATCAACAACATGGGCCCAGGAGGCATCCTAA
- a CDS encoding glycosyltransferase, which produces MIESPQRRTAAVIAAFNPDDELLTNAEAIATQVDELIVVDDCSTSPASGLIFDRLAGNGTKILRLDNNSGIAAALNRGLEELESTSRPDFVLTFDQDSLPVPDYVSHALATYDSATAEGQKVGFVSAETFSGHQVPVLGMSRGFSEAFDPMQSGFFIPMTTLADVGNFESGFFIDCVDSEFTARVRAAGYSILIGAGCEVGHRLGARLPAKVLGRPLRLRGNDLSFNYYSPFRMYYIMRNGTTLARRYWRRNPVWVIRRLLEDAKAQLLRFAFSPGRRYLAIAAWEGLIDSCRGRQGRISQDLLNRIQPR; this is translated from the coding sequence GTGATTGAAAGTCCACAAAGACGAACCGCAGCGGTGATCGCCGCTTTCAACCCCGACGACGAGCTGCTCACCAACGCTGAAGCCATCGCAACGCAAGTTGACGAGCTCATTGTTGTCGATGACTGCAGTACGTCTCCGGCGTCGGGGCTGATCTTCGACCGCCTTGCCGGGAACGGAACGAAGATCCTGCGCCTGGACAACAACTCCGGGATCGCGGCCGCCCTGAACCGCGGACTCGAAGAGCTGGAATCGACCAGCCGCCCGGATTTCGTGCTGACTTTCGACCAAGACTCACTGCCGGTCCCGGATTACGTCTCACATGCGCTGGCCACTTATGACAGCGCCACGGCCGAAGGACAGAAAGTGGGCTTCGTGAGCGCTGAGACGTTCAGCGGGCATCAGGTACCGGTCCTCGGAATGTCCCGCGGATTTTCAGAAGCATTCGATCCCATGCAATCGGGTTTCTTCATCCCGATGACCACCTTGGCCGACGTCGGCAACTTCGAGTCGGGCTTCTTCATCGATTGCGTGGATTCCGAGTTCACCGCGCGAGTCCGGGCAGCCGGCTACAGCATCCTCATCGGGGCAGGCTGCGAAGTCGGGCACAGGCTCGGGGCGCGCCTCCCTGCGAAGGTGCTTGGGCGGCCATTACGGCTCCGCGGCAACGATTTGTCTTTCAACTACTACTCGCCTTTCCGGATGTACTACATCATGCGAAACGGCACTACTCTCGCCCGCAGGTACTGGCGCCGGAACCCGGTTTGGGTGATTCGGCGCCTGCTGGAAGACGCGAAAGCACAGCTTCTCCGCTTCGCCTTCAGCCCCGGTCGACGGTACCTGGCTATCGCCGCTTGGGAGGGGCTCATCGATTCATGCCGCGGACGGCAGGGTCGCATCAGCCAGGACCTCCTCAACCGCATCCAGCCACGATGA
- a CDS encoding polysaccharide biosynthesis protein, whose amino-acid sequence MKPVLLRLAGFTLLPLLALVLPFLLLPVIARVAGPAGWSSITSGQAIGVFGATIILWSWNISGPVAIARSPSPQARASLYSRSIRTRIIIALVVFPLMSIIVALVAHDGYRLDAITMAWATALTGFSPAWFGIGTGQPRILAVYDTLPRFCAALLSVPFIIATGQIWIYGVLALLATVVASIAFQLRFGEGGTWFPRHPGNAVREIVPETGTAAINFAGSAYASSPVPIATATVPLATATAGFASADSIYRFGLFSVVAVGNTFQSWTLEGNPEDSRRRHTLALMTHLALGAAGALGLGLLGPWASAILFSEANKADTATSVFYGISFFFLSASTPLIRNLLIPAGRQRTVLLWTGLSAAAGVAFMVVAGLSSNVPGVALGMAISEALLFIGLLLPASRLLPAKALPVSVDG is encoded by the coding sequence ATGAAACCCGTGTTGCTTCGACTCGCTGGATTCACGCTGCTTCCGCTTCTCGCACTGGTACTGCCTTTCCTCCTGCTGCCTGTCATTGCCCGTGTCGCAGGGCCGGCTGGTTGGTCAAGCATCACATCCGGCCAGGCCATCGGAGTTTTTGGCGCCACGATCATTCTGTGGAGTTGGAATATCTCAGGCCCGGTGGCGATTGCCCGGAGCCCCTCACCACAGGCCCGCGCGTCGCTTTATTCAAGAAGCATCCGAACGCGCATCATCATTGCGCTTGTTGTCTTTCCGCTCATGAGCATCATCGTGGCCCTCGTAGCGCACGACGGTTACCGCCTTGACGCGATCACCATGGCGTGGGCCACTGCCCTCACCGGCTTTTCCCCGGCCTGGTTCGGTATCGGCACAGGACAACCGCGGATTTTGGCCGTCTATGACACTCTTCCCCGTTTTTGCGCGGCACTGCTCAGCGTGCCATTCATTATTGCGACCGGCCAGATTTGGATCTACGGCGTCCTCGCACTCCTTGCCACCGTTGTGGCCTCGATAGCATTCCAGCTTCGATTCGGAGAAGGCGGGACATGGTTCCCCAGGCACCCGGGGAATGCCGTCCGCGAGATCGTTCCCGAAACAGGAACCGCGGCAATCAATTTTGCCGGAAGCGCCTACGCCTCATCCCCGGTCCCAATAGCCACGGCGACAGTGCCATTGGCCACGGCCACGGCCGGATTTGCCTCCGCGGACAGCATCTACCGCTTTGGCCTTTTCAGTGTGGTGGCCGTCGGCAACACTTTTCAAAGCTGGACGCTTGAAGGAAACCCGGAGGACTCCCGACGGCGCCACACACTTGCGCTGATGACGCACCTTGCGCTCGGAGCCGCCGGCGCGCTTGGCCTGGGCCTGCTGGGTCCATGGGCTTCTGCCATCTTGTTCAGCGAGGCGAACAAAGCCGACACCGCGACGTCCGTCTTCTATGGGATTTCCTTTTTCTTCCTCTCGGCTTCAACGCCCCTCATCAGGAACCTCCTCATTCCGGCCGGACGCCAACGAACTGTCCTTCTATGGACGGGACTCTCGGCAGCTGCAGGAGTCGCGTTCATGGTGGTGGCCGGCTTAAGCTCAAATGTTCCGGGTGTGGCACTAGGAATGGCCATCAGCGAAGCGTTGCTCTTCATCGGCCTTCTCCTCCCCGCGTCAAGGCTGCTGCCTGCCAAGGCGCTCCCCGTAAGTGTGGACGGGTAG
- a CDS encoding glycosyltransferase, producing MNDSTTPDGQAIRVSVCLAAYKGSRFIEEQIDSILRDLGPDDELVVVDDASPDDTAEIVRGIRDPRIRFVGASVNKGYVRTFEHAVGMSRGEFIMLSDQDDVWIPGRVEIMLDALADHKIVAGNFDVLGGGPRPWIPRLRSSDSGRHLANLFAILIGYRAYYGCAMGIRRDALNYFVPIPSYVNESHDLWLAICGNVARSIRHLDESTVLRRLHDDNQTPAGWRSLVKIIKARLMIARLMFEAVRRVRPGS from the coding sequence ATGAACGATTCGACGACGCCGGACGGACAGGCGATCCGGGTGAGTGTCTGCCTTGCGGCCTACAAGGGATCCCGCTTCATTGAGGAACAGATTGACTCGATTCTTCGGGATCTTGGTCCCGACGATGAACTGGTGGTCGTGGACGACGCGTCGCCCGATGACACCGCCGAGATCGTCAGGGGCATTCGGGACCCACGGATCCGCTTTGTGGGCGCATCAGTCAACAAGGGCTATGTCAGGACGTTTGAACACGCCGTGGGAATGAGCCGGGGCGAATTCATCATGCTTTCCGATCAGGATGACGTATGGATTCCCGGGCGAGTGGAAATCATGCTGGATGCGCTGGCCGACCACAAGATCGTCGCCGGAAACTTTGACGTTCTCGGCGGTGGACCGAGACCTTGGATTCCAAGGCTCCGTTCTTCCGACTCGGGGAGGCACCTGGCCAATCTGTTCGCGATCCTGATCGGGTACCGCGCCTACTACGGATGCGCCATGGGCATTCGCCGGGATGCGCTCAATTACTTCGTGCCGATTCCGTCTTATGTCAACGAATCGCATGACCTTTGGCTGGCCATTTGCGGAAATGTCGCACGGTCCATCCGCCATCTTGACGAATCGACTGTGCTCCGACGTCTGCACGACGACAACCAGACACCCGCCGGGTGGCGTTCGCTCGTGAAAATCATCAAAGCACGGTTGATGATCGCCCGCCTGATGTTCGAAGCGGTGCGCCGGGTGCGTCCGGGGTCTTGA
- the rfbB gene encoding dTDP-glucose 4,6-dehydratase, with product MQKLLVTGGAGFIGSNFVHYVLEHTEDSVTVLDKLTYAGNLDSLKGLPEERFQFVQGDISDAELVDRLVEDCDVVVHYAAESHNDNSLHDPRPFLDTNIIGTYTLIEAARKHGKRFHHISTDEVYGDLELDDPERFTEATPYNPSSPYSSTKAGSDLLVRAWVRSFGLQATISNCSNNYGPYQHVEKFIPRQITNVIDGIRPKLYGKGENVRDWIHANDHSSAVLAIIEKGRIGETYLIGADGEKNNKDVVELILKHMGQSHDAYDHVVDRPGHDLRYAIDSSKLRDELGWQPKYSNFDAGIEATIDWYRDNESWWRPQKAATEAKYKEQGQ from the coding sequence ATGCAGAAACTTCTGGTTACCGGCGGTGCCGGCTTCATCGGTTCGAATTTTGTCCACTACGTCCTGGAGCACACTGAGGACAGTGTCACCGTTCTCGACAAACTAACGTACGCCGGCAACTTGGACTCCTTGAAGGGGCTGCCGGAGGAACGGTTCCAGTTCGTCCAGGGCGACATTTCGGACGCGGAGCTTGTGGATCGGCTGGTTGAAGACTGCGACGTCGTGGTCCACTATGCCGCCGAATCCCACAATGACAACTCGCTGCATGACCCGCGCCCGTTCCTGGATACAAACATCATCGGGACGTACACGCTCATCGAGGCTGCCCGGAAGCACGGCAAGCGGTTCCACCACATCTCCACGGATGAGGTGTACGGCGACCTGGAGTTGGACGACCCCGAGCGGTTCACGGAGGCGACGCCGTATAACCCGTCCAGCCCCTACTCTTCGACCAAAGCCGGATCCGACCTGTTGGTGCGTGCCTGGGTGCGATCGTTCGGGCTGCAGGCGACGATCAGCAACTGCTCCAACAACTACGGGCCGTACCAGCATGTGGAGAAGTTCATTCCACGCCAGATCACCAACGTGATCGACGGCATACGCCCCAAGCTCTACGGCAAGGGTGAAAACGTCCGCGACTGGATCCACGCGAACGACCACTCCTCCGCCGTGCTTGCCATCATCGAAAAGGGCCGGATCGGCGAAACCTACCTGATTGGTGCCGATGGCGAGAAGAACAACAAAGACGTTGTTGAGCTCATCCTCAAGCACATGGGTCAGTCGCACGATGCTTACGACCACGTCGTTGACCGGCCGGGCCACGACCTCCGGTACGCGATCGATTCCAGCAAGCTCCGCGATGAGCTCGGTTGGCAGCCGAAATACTCCAATTTCGACGCCGGAATCGAAGCCACCATCGATTGGTACCGGGACAACGAGTCCTGGTGGCGTCCGCAGAAGGCAGCCACTGAAGCCAAATACAAGGAACAGGGCCAGTAG
- a CDS encoding sugar nucleotide-binding protein — translation MTIEFSKPLAARETPIPGVVLYELPVHGDNRGWFKENWQREKMVALGLPDFRPVQNNISFNEKAGTTRGIHAEPWDKFISVATGRIFGAWVDLREGPSFGAVFTAELDPSQAIFIPRGVGNAFQTLEDNTAYTYLVNDHWSADAQSQYTFLNLADETAAIDWPVPLDQAELSDKDKAHPRLAEVEPMPSRKTLVVGADGQLGKALRGLYDGDPSIEFAARADFDLSKEKSFDGRNWKNYSTIINAAAYTAVDAAESPEGREAAWQVNVSAVARLARTAIEHDLTLVHVSSDYVFDGSRESHDENEPFTPLGVYGQTKAAGDAVVSVVPRHYIVRTSWVIGEGSNFVRTMASLADRGIKPSVVNDQIGRLSFTQDIAAGIRHLLESHAPYGAYNLSNDGEPQSWADIAGDVYELRGASGDDVTGVSTEEYFAGKAAAPRPLKSILDLSKIKGAGFVPASSGERLTAYLRG, via the coding sequence ATGACGATCGAGTTTTCGAAGCCGCTGGCGGCCCGCGAAACGCCGATTCCCGGCGTCGTTCTTTATGAGCTGCCGGTTCACGGCGACAACCGCGGCTGGTTCAAGGAGAACTGGCAGCGGGAGAAAATGGTCGCCCTTGGACTGCCGGACTTCCGTCCTGTCCAGAACAACATCTCGTTCAACGAGAAGGCCGGCACAACGCGCGGCATTCACGCAGAGCCTTGGGACAAGTTCATTTCGGTAGCGACGGGCCGGATTTTCGGGGCCTGGGTCGACCTGCGTGAGGGTCCTTCTTTCGGGGCGGTCTTCACCGCGGAGCTTGATCCGAGCCAGGCCATCTTCATTCCGCGTGGAGTGGGCAATGCTTTCCAGACCCTCGAGGACAATACGGCCTACACGTACCTTGTCAACGATCACTGGTCGGCGGACGCACAGAGCCAGTACACCTTCCTGAACCTGGCCGACGAGACGGCCGCCATCGACTGGCCCGTGCCGTTGGACCAGGCTGAGCTGTCCGACAAGGACAAAGCACACCCGCGCCTCGCCGAGGTCGAGCCGATGCCGTCCCGCAAGACCCTTGTGGTGGGTGCCGACGGCCAGCTCGGCAAGGCATTGCGTGGACTGTACGACGGCGACCCTTCGATTGAGTTCGCGGCAAGAGCCGACTTTGACTTGTCAAAGGAAAAGTCGTTCGACGGACGGAACTGGAAGAACTATTCCACGATCATTAATGCGGCCGCCTACACCGCGGTTGACGCAGCCGAGAGCCCCGAAGGCAGGGAAGCCGCCTGGCAGGTAAATGTCTCAGCCGTTGCACGCCTCGCCAGGACCGCGATCGAACACGACCTGACGCTCGTTCACGTCTCGTCCGACTATGTCTTCGACGGGTCACGGGAATCGCACGACGAAAACGAGCCGTTCACCCCGCTTGGTGTATACGGTCAAACCAAAGCCGCGGGTGACGCCGTCGTCAGCGTGGTCCCGCGCCACTATATCGTGCGCACCAGTTGGGTGATTGGCGAAGGCAGCAACTTCGTCCGGACCATGGCTTCGCTCGCCGATCGCGGAATCAAGCCGAGCGTCGTCAATGACCAGATCGGGCGGCTCAGCTTCACGCAAGACATTGCTGCCGGGATCAGGCACCTGTTGGAGTCTCACGCGCCGTACGGCGCGTACAACCTCAGCAACGACGGTGAACCGCAGTCGTGGGCGGACATTGCAGGAGACGTCTACGAGCTCCGCGGTGCCTCGGGAGACGATGTCACCGGCGTGAGCACCGAGGAGTATTTTGCAGGCAAGGCCGCAGCCCCGCGGCCCCTGAAGAGCATCCTCGACTTGAGCAAGATCAAGGGCGCAGGGTTTGTTCCAGCGAGCAGTGGCGAGAGGCTGACGGCCTACCTTCGGGGCTAG